A DNA window from Methanoculleus sp. SDB contains the following coding sequences:
- a CDS encoding RNA helicase: MKESVTFSTFTISPDTLHAIADMGFEEPTPIQTLSIPPILNGDDVTGQAQTGTGKTAAFGIPAIERVDTGDRATQVIVLSPTRELAIQTAEEFARLAKYHPRLTVLPVYGGQPIERQFRGLKSGAHIVVGTPGRVLDHLDRGTLSLSNVKMVVLDEADQMLDMGFRDDIELILGETHRDRQTILFSATLPKPILEITKRFQKNPRFVRVQHGELIVPQIEQLYLEVRNRDKLEILSRLLDMYDPGLTLVFSNTKKGVDELASQMHNRGYSAAGLHGDLKQVQRDRVMGAFRNGAIDVLIATDVAARGIDVEDVDLVINFDVPQDVEYYVHRIGRTARAGKQGRAITFVDPKEIFKLRSIQKYARITIARIPLPTARDVEESRMRNLTESVKETIDSGDIGKYREIVERMMIDEYTSIDIAAALLKRALDTGTEPDQAPELPHHDPGAEPGMVRLYLNFGRDQRIRPKDIVGAVANEAGIPGRSIGAISIYGTYSVFEVPQDTAALVVERMKDRSIGGVRLTDGNTLGYASVVKGEEKSGRR; this comes from the coding sequence ATGAAAGAATCCGTCACTTTTTCAACCTTCACTATATCTCCCGATACTCTCCACGCCATCGCCGATATGGGCTTCGAGGAGCCCACCCCTATCCAGACACTCTCGATTCCCCCGATCCTCAACGGAGATGATGTGACCGGCCAGGCCCAGACAGGGACCGGTAAAACCGCTGCATTCGGCATCCCCGCCATCGAACGGGTCGATACCGGAGACCGTGCAACCCAGGTCATCGTTCTCTCGCCGACGCGCGAACTGGCAATCCAGACTGCAGAGGAATTTGCACGGCTGGCAAAATACCATCCAAGGCTCACCGTGCTTCCCGTCTACGGGGGGCAGCCCATCGAACGGCAGTTCAGGGGGCTGAAATCCGGGGCGCATATCGTTGTCGGGACGCCGGGACGTGTACTTGATCACCTCGACCGCGGCACCCTGTCCCTCTCGAACGTGAAGATGGTCGTCCTCGACGAGGCGGACCAGATGCTCGATATGGGCTTTCGCGATGATATCGAGTTAATCCTCGGCGAAACGCACCGCGACCGTCAGACAATCCTGTTCTCGGCGACGCTCCCGAAACCGATTCTCGAAATCACGAAGAGATTTCAGAAAAATCCCCGATTCGTCCGTGTCCAGCACGGGGAACTGATCGTTCCGCAGATAGAGCAGCTGTACCTCGAAGTCAGAAACCGGGACAAACTCGAAATTCTCTCCCGGCTCCTCGACATGTACGATCCGGGCCTTACCCTCGTCTTTTCCAATACGAAAAAAGGAGTCGACGAACTGGCGTCCCAGATGCACAACCGGGGATATTCCGCAGCCGGCCTTCACGGCGATCTCAAACAGGTGCAGCGTGACCGTGTAATGGGCGCTTTTCGTAACGGCGCAATCGATGTGCTCATCGCCACCGACGTGGCGGCGCGCGGGATAGACGTCGAGGATGTCGACCTGGTCATCAATTTCGATGTCCCGCAGGATGTCGAGTATTACGTCCACCGTATCGGGCGGACGGCGCGGGCCGGAAAGCAGGGCCGGGCGATCACATTCGTTGACCCGAAAGAGATCTTCAAGCTCCGATCAATCCAGAAATACGCACGAATCACGATTGCGCGGATCCCCCTCCCGACAGCCCGTGACGTTGAGGAAAGCAGGATGCGTAACCTTACCGAATCGGTAAAAGAGACGATCGATTCCGGCGATATCGGGAAATACCGGGAGATAGTCGAACGGATGATGATTGATGAATACACATCCATCGATATCGCCGCAGCCCTCCTGAAACGGGCGCTCGATACCGGAACCGAGCCGGATCAGGCACCCGAACTCCCGCATCACGACCCGGGAGCGGAGCCGGGAATGGTTCGCCTGTACCTGAATTTCGGCAGGGACCAGCGTATCAGGCCGAAGGATATCGTGGGTGCGGTTGCGAACGAAGCCGGCATCCCCGGCAGATCCATCGGTGCCATCAGCATATACGGCACGTATTCGGTCTTTGAAGTCCCGCAGGACACGGCGGCCCTTGTTGTCGAACGGATGAAAGACCGTTCAATCGGGGGCGTGCGGCTGACAGACGGCAATACTCTCGGATATGCCTCCGTCGTGAAAGGCGAAGAAAAATCCGGACGCCGTTAA